One window from the genome of Nicotiana tomentosiformis chromosome 5, ASM39032v3, whole genome shotgun sequence encodes:
- the LOC138892710 gene encoding uncharacterized protein, translated as MASTSENPKSKARKSKKNTIPLTLESVRRLRDEDKEDEKDDGPVLVARMKKIIDAPQEAGSMVVYKDPPRTENISEKDSDKVPEPLGIENISYRSQQMVDMPLQCMKEKSSVQARRIEELEARLASELAKAESDAEKAKADADEFVVVYQADAEAAQVQAREATETANNRAHWVAELAKCRSQRETLEEIHARGFDLTEEIKRAKELEADAEALAFDDDDDGSKSGSESGEEPDGEETAPGDNQET; from the exons ATGGCCTCTACTTCCGAAAACCCAAAATCGAAGGCTCGTAAGTCGAagaagaataccattcctttAACCTTAGAATCAGTTCGGCGTTTGAGGGATGAAGATAAGGAAGATGAAAAAGACGATGGGCCTGTACTGGTGGCCCGAATGAAAAAAATCATTGATGCCCCACAGgaagctggatcgatggtggtttacaAGGATCCGCCTCGAACTGAGAATATATCAGAGAAAGATTCGGACAAAGTCCCCGAGCCGTTGGGAATCGAGAATATCTCCTACCGAAGTCAACAGATggtggatat gCCGCTTCAAtgtatgaaggagaaaagctcggttcaagcaagaagaatagaggagctcgaggctcgattggcctctgaacttgccaaggccgaatctgatgccgaaaaggcaaaggccgatgcggatgaaTTCGTGGTCGTCTAtcaggccgatgctgaagctgctcaagtacaagcaagagaggcaacTGAGACCGCTAATaatcgagcacattgggttgctgaacttgctaagtgccgatctcagagggagaccctcgaggagatccatgctcgaggtttcgacctcactgaagagataaaaagggctaaagagctcgaagccgatgctgaagctttgGCTttcgatgatgacgatgatgggagcaagagcgggtccgagagcggggaggagcccgatggagaagagaccgcccccggggataaccaagaaacttag